One region of Deltaproteobacteria bacterium genomic DNA includes:
- the glnA gene encoding type I glutamate--ammonia ligase, which yields MDVQSAAQQIAKDEIQFIAFQFTTIDGVIRQVIHPARRLEALLSEGIGFDGSSCKYVPVNESDLCLKPDLTTYRVLPWGEKENKTARFICDVYTADGEQPFPSDPRSWLKKMVGKMKREFGPGWDLLLAPEIEFFLLEKDEKGAYLPHDRGSYFDIPPYDKSAEFRKDLSRALDSVGIVCEKSHHEVPNGKSEINFAHADALATADNTITYRQVVKYFAAEKGLIATFMAKPFVWTYGCGMHVHLNLRDSQSGVNLFYDQDKENYLSDTALHFIAGLLVHAGALTAITNPTVNSYKRLVPGWEAPVYVCWGFNNRSSLLRIPASSPGARRIESRNPDSSCNPYLAFGAILVAGLDGISRKLTPPPYINDNVYAMTAQERKEKDIAELPENLKEALQALQADEVLCSALGEKLLQQFVALKEKEWKEFATAIHPWELEKYLNV from the coding sequence ATGGACGTGCAGTCGGCTGCCCAGCAGATCGCCAAGGATGAGATACAATTCATTGCCTTCCAGTTTACGACCATCGACGGGGTGATCAGGCAAGTCATTCATCCTGCCCGAAGACTCGAGGCTCTATTGTCAGAAGGCATTGGCTTTGACGGCTCGTCATGCAAGTATGTTCCGGTAAACGAAAGCGATCTCTGTCTTAAACCTGATCTGACCACCTATCGAGTTCTGCCCTGGGGGGAGAAAGAGAACAAGACGGCTCGATTCATCTGTGACGTGTACACGGCCGACGGTGAACAGCCATTTCCAAGCGATCCCAGAAGTTGGCTCAAGAAAATGGTCGGCAAGATGAAAAGGGAGTTTGGCCCGGGATGGGATTTGCTGCTTGCTCCAGAAATCGAGTTCTTTCTACTGGAAAAAGATGAAAAGGGAGCTTACTTGCCGCACGATCGAGGCTCATATTTCGACATACCTCCCTACGACAAGAGCGCTGAATTTCGAAAGGATTTGAGCCGGGCCCTGGATTCAGTGGGCATCGTCTGCGAAAAGAGTCATCACGAAGTGCCCAACGGCAAGAGCGAAATCAACTTTGCCCATGCAGATGCCCTTGCCACCGCAGACAACACCATCACTTACCGCCAGGTGGTAAAGTATTTTGCGGCTGAAAAGGGACTCATCGCTACCTTCATGGCCAAGCCTTTTGTATGGACATACGGCTGCGGCATGCACGTCCATCTCAATTTGCGGGACAGCCAGAGCGGCGTCAATCTTTTTTACGATCAAGACAAGGAGAACTATCTCTCAGATACGGCACTCCACTTTATTGCCGGCCTGCTGGTGCACGCTGGCGCGCTTACAGCAATAACCAATCCCACGGTTAATTCATACAAGAGGCTGGTGCCGGGTTGGGAAGCGCCGGTTTATGTCTGCTGGGGATTCAACAACCGTTCGAGTTTGCTGCGCATTCCCGCTTCAAGCCCCGGGGCGAGGCGAATTGAAAGCCGCAATCCGGATTCTTCCTGCAACCCCTATCTGGCCTTTGGCGCCATCCTGGTGGCCGGGCTGGATGGCATCAGCAGGAAGCTCACGCCGCCGCCCTACATCAACGATAATGTATACGCCATGACAGCACAGGAGAGAAAAGAAAAAGACATAGCCGAGCTGCCGGAGAATCTCAAAGAAGCTTTGCAGGCCTTGCAAGCTGACGAAGTGCTGTGCAGTGCACTGGGAGAGAAGCTCTTGCAGCAGTTTGTGGCTCTCAAGGAAAAGGAATGGAAAGAATTTGCCACCGCGATCCACCCCTGGGAGCTGGAAAAATACCTGAACGTCTAG
- a CDS encoding branched-chain amino acid ABC transporter permease, translating into MITGGLFALIAAPALPVSIPFVFYMLFWITLASSFNIIYGYVGYLPFGYVMFYGIGTYVTAVLWSRLHVPMPVAILAAGAAGGLASLLFAPTLRLKGIYFAIVNFCCAMVLRIVVSNLPSQWAGGSFGITLSKAYKPLVGYYFMLVLMAITVAISFYLSRARLGIALRCIRDDEAAAETLGINVPRCRLKAWILAAVLPALAGGIEAWYTAIVDPDTSFNLMITTKAIVYSMFGGLGTVTGPVLGAVCLYSVDDFIWSRFPVLNLMVLGVLIILLMLFLPRGIVGSAFQRWPVLRQIVK; encoded by the coding sequence CTGATCACGGGGGGCCTGTTCGCCTTGATTGCGGCGCCTGCTCTACCTGTGAGCATTCCCTTTGTCTTTTATATGCTTTTCTGGATCACCCTCGCCAGCTCCTTCAATATTATTTATGGATATGTGGGCTATTTGCCTTTTGGCTATGTGATGTTTTATGGCATTGGCACCTATGTGACAGCTGTCTTGTGGAGCCGCCTGCACGTGCCGATGCCCGTGGCCATCCTCGCTGCAGGCGCAGCCGGGGGGCTTGCCTCACTGCTCTTTGCCCCCACCCTGCGTTTGAAGGGCATTTACTTTGCCATCGTCAATTTTTGCTGTGCAATGGTGCTGCGCATTGTCGTCTCAAACCTGCCTTCACAATGGGCTGGCGGGAGTTTTGGCATCACGCTTTCAAAAGCGTACAAACCTCTGGTCGGGTATTACTTCATGCTAGTCTTGATGGCGATCACAGTTGCCATCTCCTTTTATTTATCGCGGGCGCGGCTGGGAATTGCTCTCCGCTGCATCCGCGACGATGAAGCCGCAGCGGAGACTCTGGGAATAAATGTGCCGCGCTGTCGACTGAAGGCCTGGATTCTGGCTGCGGTTCTCCCAGCACTGGCGGGCGGAATCGAGGCGTGGTACACAGCTATTGTCGATCCAGACACTTCTTTTAATCTGATGATCACCACAAAGGCCATTGTCTACTCCATGTTCGGTGGGCTCGGCACAGTGACCGGGCCAGTTCTGGGTGCCGTCTGCCTGTACAGCGTCGACGATTTTATCTGGTCAAGATTTCCAGTGTTGAACCTGATGGTGCTGGGGGTGCTGATCATTCTCCTGATGCTTTTTCTGCCGCGCGGCATTGTTGGCTCGGCTTTTCAGAGATGGCCTGTTCTGCGACAGATTGTAAAGTGA